Proteins encoded together in one Miscanthus floridulus cultivar M001 chromosome 16, ASM1932011v1, whole genome shotgun sequence window:
- the LOC136514191 gene encoding ervatamin-C-like: MAALGRSLARAAREGAKAAALGLGRRIAHRAAEGRGPVARFSTIPGTKAVPLGSIGPIGPDRLPVYVDWNKFGAVTPVQDQGNCGGCWAFSCTALIEAANFFSTKKLLKLSEQHLIDANDLRNYGCDGGSIGEGLDYVVKNGGQLLEKDYPYVGVQCPAKRITAFGVTIDGYETFQGLNEIALKMLVASGPVAATVGVDESFLDYQYSGVGKVLDGHNYSLEEMRRLENQLSILIIGYGETIFGEKFWLVKSSHGGELMLIARENGKAGGAFGIANHLRVVHKNSANGLVTVKTDKDMGVSPRVQSCVKSHFSQLPFIEFLLSSLVSPHCVQSCVTALHP; the protein is encoded by the exons ATGGCTGCACTTGGGAGGAGCTTGGCGAGAGCAGCCCGTGAGGGTGCCAAGGCAGCAGCTCTCGGTCTGGGCCGCCGCATCGCGCACCGAGCGGCGGAGGGCCGTGGCCCGGTTGCCAGGTTCTCGACGATCCCAG GCACCAAAGCAGTTCCACTTGGTTCTATTGGACCAATTGGTCCTGACAGGCTGCCGGTCTATGTTGACTGGAATAAATTTGGAGCAGTCACCCCTGTTCAAGACCAAGGCAATTGTG GTGGCTGTTGGGCTTTTAGCTGCACCGCCTTGATCGAGGCTGCCAATTTTTTCTCAACCAAGAAGCTTCTAAAGCTGTCTGAACAGCACCTGATTGATGCCAACGACCTCAGGAACTATGGATGTGACGGGGGTTCGATTGGGGAGGGTTTGGACTATGTCGTCAAAAATGGAGGTCAACTCCTTGAGAAAGATTACCCGTATGTCGGGGTGCAATGCCCGGCTAAACGTATCACA GCGTTTGGGGTTACTATTGATGGCTATGAAACATTTCAAGGACTAAATGAGATTGCCCTTAAGATGTTAGTTGCATCCGGCCCGGTTGCGGCAACTGTCGGTGTTGATGAGAGCTTCCTGGACTATCAATATTCTGGG GTAGGCAAAGTCCTTGATGGGCACAACTACAGTCTCGAGGAGATGAGGAGGCTTGAGAACCAACTTAGTATTCTCATCATTGGATACGGTGAGACAATCTTTGGTGAGAAATTTTGGCTTGTCAAGAGCTCGCATGGAGGAGAGCTAATGCTGATCGCAAGAGAAAATGGTAAGGCCGGTGGTGCATTTGGTATTGCCAACCATCTTAGAGTGGTGCATAAGAACAGTGCGAATGGGCTGGTCACGGTCAAGACGGACAAGGATATGGGTGTGTCACCGCGTGTACAGTCTTGTGTCAAGTCCCATTTTTCTCAGCTGCCTTTCATTGAGTTTCTTTTGTCAAGTCTTGTGTCACCGCATTGTGTACAGTCTTGTGTCACCGCATTGCACCCTTGA